The DNA region ATGTGGCGCGCGTGCCGGCTGGTGGTGGACACGGGGATGCACTGGAAGGGATGGACGCGGCAGCAGTCCATCGACTTCATGGCCGCCAACAGCGCCCTCACCCTGCTGAACATCACCAACGAGGTAGACCGCTACATCGCCTGGCCCGGGCAGGCGCTGGCGTACAAGACGGGGCAGATGAAGATCAGCGAGCTGCGCGCCGAGGCGCAGGCGGCACTCGGAACTCGGTTCGACGTGCGCCGCTTTCACGACGTGGTGCTGGGCTCCGGCTCCGTGCCGCTGACGGTGCTGGAGGAGAACGTCCGCGCCTGGATCGCGGCCGAGGATTCGCGTCGATGAGTGCGTGAGTGCGGCCGGGCGGAACGAGGACGGGCCCCGGAGCATGCCGCTCCGGGGCCCGTTTCACGTGCCCTCGCTCGGGGTCAGGGTGTGACGGTGACCGTCACGGTGTCCTTCCCCTGGAAGTACACGCCCTTGACGTCGCTCCACTGCACGACAATGGGCACCGTCGCCGGCCCCGCGGGAAGGGGCACGTTCACGTCGATTCCCGAGCGGCCCTGCGCGTACGGGAGGATGACGGTGGATCCAGCGTGAACGCTGGAGTACAGGGTGGCGCAGTCGCTCGCCGGCTGGCTGGTCTGCCACGAGCAGGTGGCACGAATGCGGATGCTGCCCTGGGCGGTCACCGCATCGGCGGAGGGCTCGATGATGACGACCACGGGGTTGGGGTCGTGCTGCGCCTCGAACGGCGCTGCCCGGCTGTTCCCCGCCGCGTCGGTCGCGATGACCGTACCCGTGTAGTTTCCGCCCGCCACGTCGGTCATGTCGACATTCCCCCGCCAGAGCCCGGTGGAATTGTCGTACGAAAGCTCCCCTTCACGCCCCGCGATGATGGCGCGGACGCGGATGATGGCTCCGGCGGTGGAACTGACCCTGGCCTGCGCATAGGCAGCGAAGTTGCCCCGCGCGCCCCTGCCGCTGACGTCCGTCATCGTGATGGGCCCCGCAACGGACACGGTCGCGCCGGAAGTTGCGTTGCCGGCGCGAATGCCGATCACGTGGTTCGCCTGCAGCGACGTGACCGTCAGCGTGGCGCGCGCGATGCCGTCGCCGCCCGACGTGGGGGCGGCGGGCGTCAGGGTGGCCCCCCCCGGGCTGGTGAGCGTCCACTGCACCGGGG from Longimicrobium sp. includes:
- a CDS encoding DUF885 family protein is translated as MWRACRLVVDTGMHWKGWTRQQSIDFMAANSALTLLNITNEVDRYIAWPGQALAYKTGQMKISELRAEAQAALGTRFDVRRFHDVVLGSGSVPLTVLEENVRAWIAAEDSRR